The following coding sequences lie in one Changpingibacter yushuensis genomic window:
- a CDS encoding transglycosylase domain-containing protein — MPKKPDRGSNGQDFDAVIASSSKKPEPKKAHKGSGAKARTKESVALKESGKRKRWNYPRKGLGPIHRWLPSWRFMIASIFAVVAVGLGVFATLYATLKVPEASEIAVAQRTTVYYSDGETVMGTFADYDREAVALDTLPDFVPHALVASEDQSFYTNNGIDVRGIARALVNNVTGGAQQGGSTLTQQYVERFYLGTTTGYAGKVKEAILALKVDRQQSKDEILENYLNTIYFGRGAYGIEIASQKYFGVSASDLTLSQTALLIGVIPAPSAWDPAVDPDQAQVRWTRVLRNMVSEGYITQDEADAQTFPDTLDTTVASSYAGTTGYLLSTVESELVDSGDFTADDLSTGGYKIITTIDKDKQQAAVDAVNNLPDDRPDNNYVGLVSVDPKTGAIYAMYGGADYLERQRNAVTQDRAQGGSTFKPFALVSALEQGYSLDTTYASYSPMKIDDIEVQNFDGSNRGNINLLTATKFSVNTVFVQLNQDVGPANTQEVAIRAGLPENTPGLDATTTNVLGSASPHPIDMAKVYATYANQGVQHDTYIVNSVQSTDGTAVYTGANEGERVFSEDVMAQLTYALEGVTESGATGETAGELGRPVAGKTGTSSGPWSAWFCGYIPQMVTIVDMYQIGENGEEEVLSGFGDHPYAIGGGSFPADVWLDYMKSATAGMDVEDFPDLPAGTATSEPTSAPSPTATEEVTQTPSASPSQTTAPTIETTEPTEPVEPTTPATVEPTTDEPTSAPSSSPATEPTDATNGQNSQRSSSTTTHKSDDNT, encoded by the coding sequence ATGCCCAAGAAACCAGATCGCGGTTCGAACGGTCAGGACTTCGATGCGGTGATCGCGTCGTCGTCGAAGAAGCCGGAACCAAAGAAGGCACACAAGGGATCGGGTGCGAAAGCACGTACCAAGGAGTCGGTTGCCCTGAAGGAATCTGGTAAGCGCAAGCGCTGGAATTACCCACGCAAAGGATTGGGTCCCATCCATAGGTGGCTTCCCAGCTGGCGCTTCATGATCGCCTCCATCTTCGCGGTAGTGGCGGTAGGGCTTGGCGTGTTTGCCACGCTGTACGCAACTCTGAAGGTGCCTGAAGCGTCTGAGATTGCGGTCGCACAGCGGACCACGGTCTATTACTCCGACGGTGAGACCGTCATGGGTACCTTTGCGGATTACGATCGCGAGGCCGTCGCACTGGACACTCTTCCGGACTTTGTGCCGCACGCACTGGTTGCTTCGGAGGATCAGTCCTTCTACACAAACAATGGCATCGATGTGCGCGGTATTGCGCGCGCCCTCGTCAATAATGTGACTGGCGGCGCCCAACAGGGCGGATCCACCCTGACTCAGCAATACGTGGAACGCTTCTACCTGGGGACCACAACTGGATACGCTGGCAAGGTCAAAGAGGCAATCCTCGCGCTGAAGGTTGACAGGCAGCAGTCGAAAGACGAGATCCTTGAGAACTACCTGAACACCATCTACTTTGGTCGCGGCGCATACGGAATTGAGATCGCCTCGCAGAAGTACTTTGGAGTTTCGGCCAGCGACCTCACACTTTCCCAAACAGCACTCCTGATTGGCGTGATTCCGGCACCAAGTGCGTGGGATCCAGCGGTGGACCCGGATCAGGCTCAGGTTCGATGGACCCGCGTTCTGCGCAACATGGTCTCGGAAGGCTACATCACTCAGGACGAGGCCGATGCCCAGACCTTCCCTGACACCCTCGATACCACCGTAGCCAGCAGCTACGCCGGTACCACGGGATACCTCTTGTCCACTGTGGAAAGTGAACTCGTTGATTCGGGTGACTTCACCGCGGATGATCTGAGCACCGGCGGTTACAAGATCATCACCACGATTGACAAGGACAAGCAGCAGGCGGCGGTAGATGCCGTCAACAATCTGCCGGACGATCGCCCGGACAACAATTACGTGGGTCTGGTCTCGGTAGATCCGAAGACCGGTGCGATCTACGCGATGTACGGAGGTGCGGACTATCTTGAGCGCCAGCGAAATGCCGTCACGCAAGACCGTGCGCAAGGCGGATCGACATTCAAGCCGTTCGCGCTTGTCTCCGCTCTTGAGCAAGGCTATTCGCTAGATACCACCTATGCGTCCTATTCGCCGATGAAGATCGACGACATCGAGGTGCAGAACTTTGATGGTTCAAACCGTGGCAACATCAACCTGTTGACTGCCACCAAGTTCTCCGTCAATACGGTTTTTGTGCAGCTCAACCAAGATGTTGGCCCAGCAAACACGCAGGAAGTTGCGATTCGGGCCGGGTTACCTGAGAACACGCCGGGCCTCGATGCGACGACGACGAACGTACTCGGGTCCGCATCTCCCCATCCGATTGACATGGCCAAGGTTTATGCCACTTATGCGAATCAGGGCGTGCAGCACGATACCTACATTGTGAACTCCGTGCAGAGTACGGACGGAACAGCCGTATACACGGGCGCCAATGAAGGAGAACGTGTGTTCTCCGAAGACGTCATGGCTCAACTGACCTATGCGCTTGAGGGAGTCACCGAATCGGGTGCTACTGGTGAAACGGCAGGAGAGCTGGGACGGCCCGTCGCAGGAAAAACTGGTACCTCCTCTGGTCCATGGTCCGCATGGTTCTGTGGGTATATTCCGCAGATGGTCACCATCGTGGATATGTATCAGATCGGCGAGAACGGAGAGGAGGAGGTCCTCTCCGGATTTGGCGATCACCCATATGCGATTGGCGGCGGATCCTTCCCTGCAGATGTTTGGCTTGATTACATGAAGAGTGCGACGGCCGGAATGGACGTAGAAGACTTCCCGGACCTGCCTGCGGGTACTGCCACATCCGAACCCACTTCAGCTCCAAGTCCGACCGCCACTGAGGAAGTCACCCAGACTCCTTCAGCCAGCCCCTCGCAGACAACTGCCCCAACAATTGAGACTACTGAGCCCACCGAACCGGTTGAACCGACCACTCCGGCAACGGTTGAACCGACCACTGACGAGCCCACTTCCGCCCCCTCTTCCAGCCCCGCGACTGAACCAACGGATGCAACCAATGGGCAGAACTCACAGCGCAGCTCTTCTACTACGACTCACAAGTCCGACGACAATACGTAA
- a CDS encoding AI-2E family transporter has product MASTNDAERVEETMGADKEAKAAEGAQRIPEMTPYVAQPSSAGGAAAQESGQERTGNAPSSEDTSEVEQADTPRYTASSGRRSVDNSAYGSMPAGIKFLFLGAITTITFVGLYQVRGIFGPIFFALTLVLTVRPIHRWLVKKRVPMWLSAVATLTTIACALLLIVALMTWSLVGLPDVVKSYAPVFQDAVDSVLQFAQNQGFATDQITEQVLGALNVSQALTTVMTAAGTISSVGSFVAVIALALMFITVDSLTMNTRARVVKEHDSMLYASLASFEGRVRQYWLVSTIFGLIVAIVNGIVLYFLDVPMPVAWALFSFITNYVPNIGFIIGVIPPALMGALDSGWLTGVWVIVAYSIINAVIQGIFQPKITGEAVGLSSIVTFISLLFWTVAIGPIGAILAVPLTLFAKALLVDSSAKTRWMGAFLVPESEAERRSEDGFFSEEAPTPYTFVDFTAEESEEGKRLRTKLQTLSLRKRVARTEQN; this is encoded by the coding sequence ATGGCATCCACTAATGATGCTGAACGCGTGGAAGAGACGATGGGCGCAGATAAAGAGGCCAAGGCCGCTGAAGGTGCACAACGCATTCCTGAGATGACGCCATACGTAGCTCAACCTTCCTCAGCGGGCGGTGCAGCGGCGCAGGAATCCGGCCAAGAGCGTACGGGCAACGCGCCGTCCTCCGAAGATACCAGCGAGGTTGAGCAGGCGGATACGCCGCGTTATACAGCAAGCTCGGGGCGCAGATCTGTGGACAACAGCGCTTACGGGTCGATGCCAGCCGGCATAAAGTTCTTGTTTCTCGGAGCGATCACAACGATTACGTTTGTGGGCCTCTACCAGGTCAGAGGCATCTTTGGTCCGATCTTCTTCGCTCTGACCTTGGTGCTTACCGTTCGCCCGATTCACCGCTGGCTCGTCAAGAAGCGCGTGCCAATGTGGCTCTCCGCAGTTGCAACCCTCACAACGATCGCGTGTGCTCTGTTGCTCATCGTGGCGCTCATGACCTGGTCGCTCGTAGGACTTCCGGATGTTGTCAAGTCCTATGCCCCGGTCTTCCAAGATGCGGTGGATTCCGTTCTTCAGTTTGCTCAGAACCAAGGCTTTGCCACTGACCAAATCACAGAACAGGTTCTCGGTGCCCTGAATGTCAGCCAGGCGCTTACCACCGTCATGACGGCCGCAGGCACGATCTCAAGTGTCGGAAGTTTTGTGGCGGTCATCGCACTTGCTCTGATGTTCATAACTGTCGACTCACTCACCATGAACACAAGGGCGCGCGTGGTGAAGGAACACGATTCGATGCTCTACGCCTCGCTCGCGTCTTTTGAAGGTCGGGTGCGTCAGTACTGGCTTGTTTCCACCATCTTTGGCCTCATTGTTGCGATTGTGAACGGAATCGTTCTCTACTTCCTTGACGTCCCGATGCCGGTGGCGTGGGCACTGTTTTCTTTCATCACGAACTATGTTCCGAACATCGGTTTCATCATCGGCGTCATACCTCCGGCACTCATGGGTGCACTAGACTCCGGTTGGCTCACAGGTGTCTGGGTTATCGTGGCTTACTCAATCATCAATGCGGTGATTCAAGGGATCTTCCAACCCAAGATCACGGGAGAAGCCGTTGGCCTCTCAAGCATTGTCACATTCATATCGTTGTTGTTCTGGACGGTCGCAATTGGGCCTATTGGCGCGATTCTGGCTGTTCCACTGACACTCTTTGCTAAGGCATTGCTGGTGGATTCAAGTGCAAAGACTCGTTGGATGGGTGCGTTCCTTGTTCCCGAAAGCGAGGCTGAAAGGCGATCTGAGGATGGCTTCTTCAGCGAGGAGGCACCCACTCCCTACACCTTCGTGGACTTCACCGCGGAGGAGTCGGAGGAGGGAAAGCGCCTGCGCACCAAGCTCCAGACACTGTCGCTGCGCAAGAGAGTCGCACGGACGGAGCAGAACTAA
- a CDS encoding MFS transporter encodes MEAALMRSPQRQSATASFRRMVIMVFLCFSIPESMRGNQSAVMWASVTYFLMGSIAYTFVNIPHGSLAAALTQNANERSKLTNACRHRCPRCGAQALGRTH; translated from the coding sequence ATGGAGGCCGCATTGATGCGATCCCCACAAAGACAATCAGCTACAGCTTCATTTCGCCGGATGGTCATCATGGTGTTCCTGTGCTTCTCCATTCCGGAGTCCATGCGGGGCAACCAAAGCGCGGTGATGTGGGCCTCGGTCACCTACTTCCTGATGGGTAGCATCGCCTACACGTTCGTCAACATTCCACATGGCTCACTTGCCGCCGCATTGACACAGAACGCAAATGAACGATCGAAGCTCACGAATGCTTGCCGGCACAGATGCCCACGATGTGGCGCTCAAGCACTCGGGCGGACACACTGA
- a CDS encoding single-stranded DNA-binding protein, whose protein sequence is MAGEPVVTIVGNLTGDPELRYVSSGTPVASFTVASTPRTLNRQTNQWEDGEAMFVRCSVWREYAENVAESLTKGMRVVVTGRMTVRQYEYNGERRTSIELQVDEVGPALRYARAQVTRVSGGQGGSGQGGSGQGGSGQGGSGQGGSSYGGSSRGGNAGAGAPAGGQSQGHASYDAPSGGSAYDPWQQSPAGGSSFDDLPPF, encoded by the coding sequence ATGGCAGGCGAACCGGTTGTAACCATCGTCGGTAATTTGACCGGCGATCCGGAGCTCCGCTACGTCAGCTCCGGCACCCCTGTCGCGAGCTTCACCGTTGCGTCAACTCCGCGGACCCTTAATCGTCAGACGAACCAGTGGGAAGATGGCGAAGCCATGTTCGTGCGCTGTTCCGTGTGGCGTGAATACGCAGAGAACGTTGCCGAATCCCTCACAAAGGGGATGCGCGTGGTGGTCACTGGTCGTATGACCGTGCGCCAGTACGAGTACAACGGTGAACGCCGTACATCGATTGAACTCCAAGTGGATGAGGTGGGCCCAGCGCTGCGTTACGCACGCGCACAGGTCACCCGCGTCTCCGGTGGTCAGGGTGGCTCTGGTCAGGGTGGCTCTGGTCAGGGTGGCTCTGGTCAGGGTGGCTCTGGTCAGGGTGGCTCTTCCTACGGCGGTTCCAGCCGCGGCGGTAACGCCGGCGCCGGAGCACCTGCAGGTGGGCAATCACAGGGCCACGCCTCCTATGATGCGCCTTCTGGCGGATCGGCTTACGATCCGTGGCAGCAGTCGCCGGCGGGTGGCTCGTCTTTCGATGATCTTCCTCCGTTCTAA
- the rpsF gene encoding 30S ribosomal protein S6, giving the protein MRDYEMMIILDPTVDERNISTFVDKLLQVVPNEGGSLEKVDIWGKRRLAYDIKKNSEGIYLVVNMKATSQTAQELDRQLGLNEAVLRTKLLRAEA; this is encoded by the coding sequence ATGCGTGATTACGAGATGATGATTATTCTCGATCCAACTGTAGACGAGCGCAATATTTCCACGTTCGTCGACAAACTGCTTCAGGTTGTCCCCAACGAGGGCGGCTCACTGGAGAAGGTCGACATTTGGGGCAAGCGTCGCCTTGCTTACGACATCAAGAAGAATTCGGAAGGCATCTACCTGGTTGTCAATATGAAGGCAACCTCGCAGACCGCACAGGAGCTGGATCGTCAGCTCGGCCTGAACGAGGCCGTTCTGCGTACCAAGCTGCTTCGCGCCGAAGCCTGA
- a CDS encoding PadR family transcriptional regulator has protein sequence MAPTTPRTQVLNLAILGFLSEGPQHGYAVRKYLNLSLGTFRTLSYGSLYPALRRLEESGHIESHETPPAPGALRKKITYTITEEGRDYLDNELSSVGSVDWEDGAFDVRFQMFGSTDIATRLRILEGRYTRMLERREALKLWSDIAGRHADSYAAELARHGLAQVQAEVRWLEQMIDKERRVRPADRRVTE, from the coding sequence TTGGCTCCTACAACACCCAGAACGCAAGTTCTCAATCTGGCGATTCTCGGATTCCTTTCCGAGGGTCCCCAACACGGTTATGCCGTGCGGAAGTACCTTAACCTTTCGCTCGGCACATTCCGCACGCTTAGTTATGGGTCCCTCTACCCGGCCTTGCGCCGCTTGGAGGAATCCGGTCACATCGAGTCTCATGAGACTCCGCCCGCCCCTGGCGCCCTTCGGAAGAAGATCACGTACACGATCACAGAAGAAGGACGCGACTACCTAGACAACGAACTGTCCTCGGTAGGTTCAGTGGATTGGGAGGATGGCGCATTCGATGTCCGCTTCCAGATGTTCGGCTCAACTGACATCGCAACTCGTTTGCGGATCCTCGAGGGCCGTTACACCCGGATGCTTGAGCGCCGGGAGGCGCTCAAGCTGTGGTCGGATATCGCAGGCCGTCACGCAGATTCGTATGCGGCCGAACTTGCGCGCCATGGATTGGCACAGGTGCAAGCAGAAGTCAGATGGCTCGAGCAGATGATTGACAAGGAGAGGCGTGTTCGGCCCGCCGATCGGCGTGTTACCGAGTGA
- the rplI gene encoding 50S ribosomal protein L9, with the protein MKLILTHDVQGLGQAGEIVEVKDGYGRNYLVPRGYATAWTKGGQKQVDQIAESRRKRAIASLEEAHALRDSLQGKTLTITKTAGDNGRLFGAVSNAEIAQVATEGTGKVVDRRQITVPTPIKSTGSYKATVKLHDDVFATLNLDVVALKTKKK; encoded by the coding sequence ATGAAGCTCATTCTTACGCACGACGTCCAGGGACTCGGCCAGGCCGGCGAAATCGTTGAGGTCAAGGACGGCTACGGCCGCAACTACCTCGTGCCTCGTGGCTACGCTACCGCGTGGACCAAGGGTGGCCAGAAGCAGGTCGATCAGATCGCAGAATCGCGCCGCAAGCGCGCCATCGCGTCCCTTGAAGAGGCTCACGCTCTGCGTGACTCACTCCAAGGCAAGACTCTGACGATCACCAAGACCGCTGGCGACAACGGCCGCCTCTTCGGTGCTGTATCCAACGCCGAGATCGCACAAGTTGCAACCGAAGGTACTGGCAAGGTCGTTGACCGTCGCCAGATCACGGTTCCAACACCAATCAAGTCGACCGGTAGCTACAAGGCAACCGTGAAGCTGCACGATGATGTCTTCGCGACTCTCAACCTTGATGTTGTGGCTCTGAAGACCAAGAAGAAGTGA
- a CDS encoding glucuronate isomerase, whose protein sequence is MAKSVILHPDRLFPSDTGVRNIARALHSTVENLPIISPHGHVDAHMIADDTPFPDPTALLLSPDHYVTRLLHSHGIPLDQLRVGGSTGATAREAWTTLCTNWNLLDGAASGYWPSLALATVFGIDEVPTASNASELYDAVSGFWLNRFSECAERLIQQTGDGLAGYNGYIQGMANRRQYFVEHGAVSSDHGVHTPRTAKLDQDEAARLFDKGMAGTATREEALIFEANMTYQPAAMAVEDGLVMTMHPGIHRNTHAQTLAQFGPDAGHDIPFAVDYATGLQPLLNDFGTAKGFHFIPFTTDETVFSRGRYVSASCVQNG, encoded by the coding sequence ATGGCGAAATCCGTTATTCTTCATCCGGATCGGCTTTTTCCGTCGGACACTGGCGTCCGCAATATTGCGCGTGCCCTCCACTCGACGGTGGAAAACCTTCCAATTATCTCCCCTCATGGGCACGTGGATGCACACATGATCGCAGACGATACTCCTTTCCCGGACCCGACTGCTCTTCTACTGAGCCCTGACCATTACGTCACGCGGCTGTTGCATTCTCACGGGATCCCTTTGGACCAACTTCGAGTTGGTGGGAGCACAGGGGCTACTGCGCGGGAGGCGTGGACGACGCTGTGCACCAATTGGAATCTATTGGATGGTGCGGCTTCAGGATATTGGCCCAGCCTCGCACTCGCCACTGTCTTCGGTATAGATGAGGTTCCCACTGCATCGAATGCCAGCGAGCTTTACGATGCAGTTTCCGGGTTCTGGCTTAACAGATTCTCCGAATGTGCAGAGCGCCTTATCCAACAAACTGGTGATGGGCTTGCTGGATATAACGGCTACATCCAAGGAATGGCAAACCGTCGCCAATACTTTGTGGAACATGGAGCTGTTTCATCGGACCATGGCGTACATACCCCGCGTACTGCAAAACTCGATCAGGACGAGGCGGCACGACTGTTCGACAAAGGTATGGCCGGCACTGCCACGCGTGAAGAAGCGCTCATCTTTGAAGCGAACATGACCTATCAACCGGCCGCGATGGCTGTGGAAGATGGCTTGGTCATGACCATGCATCCGGGCATTCACCGCAACACGCACGCGCAAACTTTGGCTCAGTTTGGTCCCGATGCGGGTCATGACATCCCGTTTGCAGTGGACTACGCCACCGGTCTGCAGCCATTACTCAATGACTTCGGTACAGCAAAGGGATTCCATTTCATTCCGTTTACAACAGATGAAACGGTGTTCTCTCGGGGTAGATATGTCTCCGCGTCGTGCGTTCAAAATGGGTGA
- the rpsR gene encoding 30S ribosomal protein S18: MPKPVLRKPKKRVNPLKSAKIANIDYKDTATLRKFISDRGKIRARRVTGVTVQEQRKIAKAIKNAREMALLPYSSSAR; this comes from the coding sequence ATGCCGAAGCCAGTGCTTCGCAAGCCCAAGAAGAGGGTTAACCCGCTGAAGTCAGCGAAGATCGCGAACATCGATTACAAGGACACCGCAACTCTGCGCAAGTTCATCTCCGACCGGGGCAAGATCCGCGCTCGTCGGGTTACCGGTGTCACCGTCCAGGAGCAGCGCAAGATCGCCAAGGCGATTAAGAACGCCCGTGAGATGGCTCTGCTTCCCTACTCGAGCTCTGCTCGCTGA